The following DNA comes from Flavisolibacter ginsenosidimutans.
TGAAAAATTAAAGATTGACTCCGGGGCACGCAAAACCAAAACGGGCCAGTACGCAACGGGTGAAGACGTGTTGCGCAAACTGGCGGCCGAACACAAAATTGTGGACGACATTCTGGCCTATCGCGAATACACCAAACTAAAATCCACCTACGTTGATTCGTTGCCCTTGCTGATCAATCCAAAGACGGGAAGAATACACACCAACTTTGCGCAGGCCGTTGCGGTAACGGGACGTTTGTCGAGCAACAATCCTAACCTTCAAAATATTCCCATTAAAACCGAACGCGGACGGGAGATACGCAAAGCGTTTATTCCCCGCGATAAGGCTCACACCTTACTTAGCGCCGATTATTCGCAAATTGAATTGCGCATTGTGGCCGCATTAAGCGGCGACAAAAACATGTGCGATGCCTTTCTTCAAAACAAAGACGTGCACACCGCCACGGCCGCAAAAATTTACAACGTGGCCGAAGAAGCGGTCACAAAAGAGATGCGCCGCAAGGCCAAGACGACCAACTTCGGCATCGTGTACGGACAAAGTTCCTTTGGCCTTGCCGACACATTGGGCATCAGCCGCAGCGAAGCGAAAACCATCATTGACAATTACAAACGCGAGTTTGAAGGTGTAACGAAATATCTCGACAGCATGATCAACTTTGCCCGTGAACACGGTTACGTGCAAACGGTGATGGGCCGCAAGCGTTGGTTGCGCGACATTAATTCATCCAACTTTACCGTTCGCGGTTATGCCGAACGCAATGCCATTAACTCGCCCATTCAGGGCACGGCTGCTGACATGATTAAGCTGGCGATGATAAAAATTCACGAGGCGTTCAAGCAGCACAAGTTTGTATCAAAAATGATTTTGCAGGTGCACGACGAATTGGTTTTTGACGTAGTGAAAGATGAAGTAGAAAAAGTAAAACAAGTTGTGTTGGAGTGCATGGAAAGCGCCATGACGCTGCCAAACGGCATTCCGATTTTAGCGGAAGTAGGTGTGGGTGAAAACTGGCTGGAGGCCCATTAGGGGGTTAATGGATTGATTATTTTGAAGATTCGTTAATTGTTGACGTAAACGTTGAAATGCGTTGGCTTGTGTAGCTTACCTGGGAAATGCTGAATAAATTTGCAGTATGGACAAGGCAACCATTTTATCGGAGTTGAAGCGGGTAAAACCGGATTTGGCACAACGCTACGGCCTTACGGAATTAGCACTCTTTGGCTCGTACAGCAGAGGCGAACAAACCGCGCAAAGTGATATTGATTTGATGGTAGATTTTGAAAAGCCTCATTTCAACAAATTTTTTGATTGCGTCTTTATGTTGAAAGACTTGTTTAAAGAAAAAGAAGTACAGGTTGTTTCAAAAGGGGGCATCAAACCGCAATACTTTCAAGCCATTAAACCGGACCTGCTTTATGCCTAAACGCGAAGACGGTTTGCTGCTTCTTGATATCCACGGAGCAGGGAGCAAAATTCTTCTTTTCACCACAGGCTATTCATTTGACGATTACATGGCAGACGAACGAACGAAAGACGCGGTTGTTCGAAATTTTGAAATCATTGGCGAGGCAGCACGCAATTTATCAACGGTTATAACTGAAGCCAATCCGCAAGTTGAATGGAAGAAGATAATTGGCTTTCGAAACATTCTTGTTCACGATTACTTTGGAATAGATCATCGGATTGTATGGACAGCAATTCAAGATTTTCTTCCTGATACAATCAAAGCCATTCAAAAAATTATCGAAACAACGAAAGGCAAGTAACATCGCCCATGCTTCACGAATACCTAAAATATCTCAACACCATCGGCAGCCGTTACTTTATTATAGCAGGTCTTGCCTTTCTGTTGTTTTACGTTTTGCTGAAAAACATCGGGCGGTTTAAAAAGCTGCAACCAAAAGCACCCAAGCTGGATGATTATGCAAGAGAGATGGGCTACTCGGTCATGACCATCTGCATCTTTGCGGCCGCGCCGGTTGTGCTTTTAAACATTCCTTCCATTGCAAGACACACCACGTTTTACCGCAACATCAGCACGCACGGATGGCTTTATTTCTTCCTTGCTTTTCCGCTGATGTTTCTTATTCACGACACGTATTTCTATTGGACGCACCGACTGATGCACCACAAAAAGTTGTTCAAAGCCTTTCATTTGGTGCATCACAAATCCACCAATCCTTCACCGTGGGCGGCGTATTCGTTTCACCCGCTAGAAGCTTTTGTTGAAGTAGGCATCTTCCCCGTTTTTCTGTTTACCATCCCCGTTCACTTCTGGCACCTTTTTATCTTTTTCTTTTTCATGATTGTGTACAACGTGTACGGTCATTTGGGCTATGAACTTTATCCGGCGGGGTTCAACAAAAACCGCATCGGCAAATGGATTAACACGTCCACAAGTCACAACCAGCACCACCAGTTTTTTAAAGGCAATTACGGCTTGTACTTTACGTTTTGGGACCGGGTGATGGGAACCCTGCGAAGCGATTACGACAGGCGATTTGACGAAATAACAAAAAGGAGATAAGACATGAAACCGTTGCTGATTTATTGTTACGATGCGTATTGCGGCTGGTGTTACGGCTTCAGCAAAGTCATTGTGCGCATTGAAGAAGAATACCGCGACAAGTTTGATTTCGACGTTTTTTCCGGCGGCATGATACTGCCCGAAAAGCCGCAGCACTTTGCATCAATGGCGAAATACATTCAGGGTGCTTACAAGCGAGTGGAAGAATTAACGGGTATAAAATTCGGAGATGATTTTTTGTGGCACGTCTTTCATCCCGATGAAACCGACTGGTTTCCTTCCTCTGAAATGCCCGCGATTGCGCTGTGCATCATGAAGGAATATCATCCCGACAAAGCCGTGCAGATGGCAAGCGATTTACAGTATGCATTGAATTACGAGGGAAGAGATTTAACCGACGGCGAAGCCTATCGTCACCTGTTGCCCAAGTACAACATTCCCGAAGAAGCGTTTTACACGAAACTCAAAAGTGAAGAATACAAAGAGAAAGCTCACTACGAATTTGCCCTGGTCAAACAATTACAGGTAACGGGTTTTCCCACCGTGCTTGCTCAAGTCAGCGATTCAAAATTTTATTTACTGGCGCAAGGATATACTGATTATGAAACATTGAAAGAACGAATTGAAAAAGTATTGTCTGAGCCAGATGTCTGAACCTCGATTGGGGTGGATTTTGAGGATTAGCAGAAAATCAAACCATCTTTATAAAGCAAGAGTCGTTCAATAATGAACGACTCTTTTTATTCCGATTAATCCATTTAATCCACCCCAATCGCGGTTCAAACAATCACGGTTCGACATTTTAGAACCGCGGGCCGTCGCCAAAATTTCTTCCGCCTTCACCGCGGTTCATCGCCCTGGCGGAAGCCGTTCCAAAATTGCGCAGGTTATAAGTAAACGTGAGCAGCAGGTATTGACGTAGCACGGTGCTTTGCACGTCTTCAATGTACGTTTCGGTTACGTTGCGGGTGATGCTTTGGTTTTGCCGCAGCAGGTCAAACACGCTCAGTTTTAATTCGCCTTTGCGGTCTTTCAAAAACTTTTTGCCCGCCGACATGTTCCAAAGCGTGTAGTTCTGGTTGTAGCCTTGCGTTAAGCCGTTGTATAATTGATTGCTGATGTCGTTCTGAAAAAACCAGCCGTTTTTCGACAAGAGGTTTAATTGCACACCGGCCACGTGCTGAAAATAGCTGTCATTGTACTGCGGCTGAATGTCATTCTCCGCCTTGTTAAAATTAGCCGTGTACGAAACCGTAAAGTCAACGTACTGGCTGATATTGCTGGCAATGACAGCGCCGGCTGTGTACGTGGTGTTTCTTGAAATATTGGTAACACCGTTGATGCTTCCCGGCAGGCGGCTAAAGGTTACGCCGCCGTTCAGGTTAACGTTTGATTTAATGACGTGCATCGGAAACGCAAAGGTGAGAAAGGAACGTACGCTGCGATAACCATCAAGGTTTACCGGTACCGTTAATTGTTCGCCTGCCGACAAGGGAATTTGCCGGTTGTTAATATGAACCGCTATATCTCTGGTTGTTGAATCAATGTACGTAGCGTTGGAAATATAGTCGTTGGCGGTTTGGTAAAACAAGTTGGCCACAAACAAAATTCCTTTCGTAGGATTTGTGTACGTATAGCGTCCGTTCACTGTGTTGGACAACTGCTGTTTTAAGTCAGGATTGCCGGCCGTAATGTAAGGCCGGTTGGTGACGTCAACGACATCGGAAAGCTGCGTAACCGAAGGGTTGTTTGTGTTGGCTCGGTAGAACAGCCGCACGCTGCTTCGCGTAGAAAGTTTTAAGCGCACCATGGCATTGGGCAAAACGTTTGAAAACGATTTGTTCACGTTCAACGCCCTTGGAAAAGTTTGGTCGCTCAGCAGGTTGTTGTGCTGGTAATTAGCGCCGAAAGAAAGCTGGTTGTCCCTGTCGCCGTAGCGGTAGGCAAGACCGGCACTTTGCGTTTTTGTAGTGTTGTCAAAACGGTTGGAAAGTGTTGTGTCAAAGAGTGTGTATTTGCCGTTGGCGTCGTTGCGAAAGGCTTGCTGATCGGCCTTGCTTTTTGAATAAGACGGACTGTAATTGACTTGCAGTTGCGATTTCAGTCCCAGCGGCTCTGTGTAAACAAGGTTTGCCGAAAGCTGGTAGCCGTTGCTGTTCTGATCGGTGAAGCGGTTGTTTACAGTGTCGCGCCAGTTGTTTAACGAATCAAAGCGGCGCTGAAGGCTGTTGGTGTACGTACCGCCCGTTCGGTCGTTTGAAGACGTGTTCAGGTTAATGGAAAACGTTCTTCCGCGTTTGGCAAAGGAGTGACGGTAAAGAATGGTGTTGTTTAAATTATTGCCCGTGCGGTTGCTGTTGGTGTTGTTGGTTGTTGCGCCAATGTTTTTGGTTCCGGCAATACTGTTGGTGGTAACGGTTTGATTCGAATTGTTGTTTTGAAAACTTAGATTGGGCATAAAAAGAATTTGGTTGGCCGAATCCAATTTCCATTCAATCCGCATGTTTACGCGGTTGTTGTTGTTGTTGCTTGAGCTGTTGGTTGCCTGGTTGTACACCGTCCCCGAATAATACTGCTGGCTGGAAGTCGAGTTGGTGGTGTTGCCCGTGTTGTTAAAGAAATAACTGCCGGTAACGGTTAGCTTTTTCCCCCACATGTCGGAATAGTTAATACCGAAAGCATTTGTCTTGTTAATGCCCGCCTGCTGACCCACCAAAAAGTTTGCGTTACTTCCAAAACCACCAAAATTTCCACCGCCGCCAAAGCCGCCGCTGCCTTGCCCGCGGTTGCCACCGCCACCGCCTCTTGCGCCACGTGGTCCGCCGCCACCACCGCCGCCGCGTTGTGCGTTGGAGGTTACGCCCAACAAATCCTGTTGCGAAAAATTTTGCTGGTTTACGTTGTTGAAATTGCCGACAACAGAAATGCGCCGGTTGTTTTTAAAGATGGTTGCGTTGCCGCCCGCAGCGTACCGGTCATCGGTGCCGTAGCCCGCAAACACGCGGCCATACTGGCCGTTGCGCATATTGGCCTTGGTAACAATGTTAATGCTTTTGGTAGCGCTGCCATCGTCAAAACCGGTGAAAGCCGCCTGGTCGCTAAGACGGTCGAAGACTTGAATTTTGTCCACGATCTCTGCGGGTAAATTTCGCAGTGCGGCCGTCGCATCATCGCCAAATAAATCGCGACCGTCAATAGTGACTTTCTGCACCACATCGCCCTGCGCTTTTACTTGTCCGTTTTCAACGGTAATGCCCGGCATTTTTTTCACCAGGTCTTCGGTTGATGCATCGGGATTTACTTTGTATTGGCTGGCGTCCATTTGAAGCGTATCAGCCTTTTGCACCGCCGGCGGCACCCGTGACGTAATAACTACTGTAGCCAAATCTTTAGACGAACCCGGAACCAACGTAACAGACAAGTTCATAATGCCCATGCCGGTTGAATCAAGACGAACATTGCTGGAATCAAGGCGAATGCTTCGTATCACGTCGCCGTAACCCACGAAGGAAACGGAAAGCAGAAAACTGTCTTTGGAAAGATTTTGAAAAGAAAAACGGCCGGCCGCATCGCTTAAGGCAGTGCGGGCAAACGAAGAGTCCGTCAGGCTTTTCAGCTTCACGCTGGCACCGCTTAAAACCGTTCCGGCTTGCTGGTCTTTCACGGTTCCGCTGAGGGTATATTGTGCGTACAAAGCTTGTCCAACAAACAACACAATGATCAAGGGTAAAATTCGTCTGTACATAAGATGTATTAAAAAACCAAAGACAAAAGTCCGTAAAAATGATGCCGCGCAACGCAGCGCACAGGTTAATTAAGGCTAATAAAACCGCTTAGCTAATGTGCTGATGTGAAGATTAGCAGCTTGACTTGCGTCAGCGTGAAGACATGCCCTTGCCTTGTTCAGAAAAAATTTCGTACGGAGCAAAGAAGACAAGGATTTGCTCAATAGCGAACCGAACGTACAAGAGTGCGACGCAACGTAAGCTGAATGGATAGACGAACTTCTGGCTTATAAAACATGACGCCGTTCCAAGAATGGCCGAAGAACAAAACTTTCTTGGGCTTGCGTCGCCCTTTAAGATGCAGGAGGTATCTTTGACGCCCAAAATATTTTTGTATGGAGTATAGCAGAATTGTTGCCGTAACCGGAATGCCGGGATTGTACGAGATCGTTAGCAGCAAAAGCGACGGCGCTGTGGTGCGTTCGCTTGAGGACGGAAGCACCAAGTTTGTTTCGAGCCGCGTGCACAATTTGTCGCACCTCGAAAGCATTGAGATTTACACAACCGGCGAAAACACTTCTCTGTCGGATGTTTTTGCCGCCATGAAAAATAACGGCGAGGCAAAGCCGGATGTGAAAGACAACAAAGCCCTGCGGGCTTACTTTGAAAAAGTTTATCCCGAGATGGATTTTGACCGCGTGTACACCAGCGATATGAAGAAGATGGTGCTTTGGTTTAGCGTTCTGGAAAAACACGACATTGACTTTACGCCGCAGGAAAATGAAACCGAAGAAGGCGAGGAAAAGAACGTAGCCGATACGCTTGAAGCCGCTGGCGAAAAAGTGGTGCTTGACGTAGCGCCTGATACCGTTCCGGAAGCCGCAGAAACAAAGACTACCAAGGGAAGAAAGAAGAAAAGCGAAGAATAAATGACGGATGAAAGATGGCAGATGACGGCAGTGATTGAAAGTTCTGTCATCCTTCATCTGTCATCAGTCATCTTTCTGCAATCCTTAACCATAAACGATCTACGACACATGCAATACACAGCCAACATAACGAGCATTCCGCGTTCGTACCTGCCAAAGAATTTTAAGATAAGCGATTGGGCTGCGCTGGAACCATTTTTCAAAGAACTTTTGGAAAGGCCGCTTCAGTCGAAAGCTGACTTGGAAAAGTGGTTGCAAGACGTTAGCGAACTGGAAGCCGTGATCAGCGAAGACGCGGCCTGGCGTCAGATACGCATGACCTGCGATACCGAGAACAAAGAACTCGAAAATGCTTTCACGTTTTTTGTAACGGAGATTGAGCCGCGCATGAAACCTTATGCGGACAAACTCAATCGCAAGCTGGTGGAGAACGAATACACGAAAACGCTGGAAGGCGATGCGTACAAAGTGTATTTGCGCAACGTAAAAAAAAGCATCGAGCTTTTTCGCGAAGCGAACATTCCGCTGCAATCGGAGATTGCGGTGCTTGCGCAACAATACGGCGTTATCAACGGCAAGATGAGCGTGGAAGTGCAAGGCCAGGAATACACCCTGCAACAAGCCGCAAAGTTTTTGGAAAACCCGAATCGCGGGTTACGTGAAGAAGTTTACCGCAAGATTCAGGAGCGCCGCTTGCAGGACAAAGAGCAGTTGAATGATTTGTTTACAAAGCTTATTGGCCTTCGCGATAAGGTGGCAAAGAACGCAGGGTTCCAAAACTATCGCGATTACAAGTTTGCCGACCTTGGCCGCTTCGATTATACAAAAGAAGACTGCTTTCAATTTCAGGAAGCGGTAAAGACACAGGTGCGTCCGCTGGTAGATTTCATTTACGACCGCAAGCGGCAGAAGTTGGGATTGGATTCGCTTCGTCCCTGGGATACCGAAGCGGAACCAGAGGGAGTGAAGCTATTAACGCCTTTTGCCACCGGCGAAGAATTGGTAAACAAAACCATTGAATGCTTTACCCGCATGAATCCCTTTTTTGGTGAATGCCTTACCAAGATGAAAGAGATGGGACGATTGGATTTGGATTCACGCAAAGGCAAAGCACCCGGTGGTTACAATTGCCCGCTGCCCGAAACCGGTGCGCCGTTTATTTTCATGAACGCCGCGGGGCAAATGAGCGACGTGACCACGATGGTGCACGAAGGTGGCCACGCCATTCACTCCTTTCTTGCACACGAATTGCCGCTCACGGCTTTCAAAGAATACCCGATGGAGATTGCGGAAGTGGCTAGCATGACGATGGAACTTTTCAGCATGGATTATTGGGATGTTTTCTTCGACAACGAAGAAGACTTGCAAAGAGCGAAGCAACATCAACTCGAAAGAGTGATCACCATCTTTCCGTGGATTGCAACGATTGACAAGTTTCAACATTGGGTGTACGAAAATCCGAATCACACCCTGGAAGAAAGAGAAGAGAACTGGCGCAGCATTTTGAATGATTATACGTCCATTGCACTGGATGTTTCGGGGCTGGAAGAATACCGCAAGTTTAGCTGGCAACGGCAGTTGCATTTGTACGAAGTTCCGTTTTATTACATCGAATACGGCATTGCGCAATTGGGCGCTATTGGTCTTTGGAAACAGTTCAAAGAAGACAAAGACAAAGCCATCAACAATTACATCAATGCCTTGAAACTTGGCGGCACCAAAACGCTTCCGCAATTGTACGAAGCGGCCGGATTGAAGTTTAGCTTTTCACCGGATTACATCAGCGAGTTGATGTTGTTTGTGCAGGGAGAAATGGAGAAGGTGACAAGGCCGGCGGTGAAGTGAACTTCTTCAAATTAATTTTCAAAGCCTTTCCACCGCGAAAGGCTTTTTATTTTATGCTTTCTCTCGTGCTGAACTTTGTTCTCTCCTAACTTTAGTTTCTTCAAACATTCGCCATCATGAAAAAACTTTTCCTCTTTCTTTTTTTCCTTTCCTGTGCATTCGCGCAAGCACAAACCGATGCGGGCTACAAGCTGCCGCCGAAAGACATTGCCGGCTTGCTGCTGGCCAAACCCACACCGGCCGTTAGTCTCGACAGCAAAGCCGAGTGGATGCTGCTCAGCGAACGCAATCCTTATCCAACGGTTGAAGAATTGGGCCAACCCGAACTGCGCATTGCAGGCTTGCGTTTGAATCCTGCAAACTTTTCACCGAGCCGGCAAATCTTCATCAACAACTTTCGCTTGAAGAATATAAAAGCCGGAAAAGAATTTACGGTAAGCGGCCTGCCGCAAAATTTGCTGGCTTCAAACATTAGTTGGAATCCGGTGGAAAAGAAGATTGCGTTTTTAAACACAGCAGCCGACCGCGTGGATTTGTACGTGATTGACGTGGCCACGCAAAAAGCAACGAAGCTTAATAAGCAAGCGGTAAACAATACACTTGGCGCTGCTTACACGTGGATAGACGATAACACGATTTTGTATAAAGCCACAACCGCGGCACCTTCAGCAGCACCAAAGAAAAACATTACACCCAAAGGACCAGCCGTTCAGGAAAACTATGGTAAAGTCGCGCCCAGCGCTACGTTTCAAGACTTGATTAAAACGCCGTACGACGAAGAGGCGTTTCAGTTTTATGGAACCTCGCAATTGGTGAAGAATACGAATGGCGTTGAAACCCAAATCGGTTCACCGGCCATTTATCTTTCCACGGCTTTATCGCCCGACAAACATTATCTGCTGGAAAGAATCATTCACAAACCTTTTTCTTACCTCGTCACGGTTGGTGGTTTTCCGTCTACTGTTGTAATTGCAGACATGAGCGGAAAAACGTTGAAACAATTGGCTGATCTGCCGTCGAGCGAAGGCACGCCAAGCGGTTACGACAATACGCAAAATGTTCCGCGAGGCTTTGACTGGCGCGATGACGAACCCGCAACCATCGTATGGGCGCAACCACTTGACAGCGGCTTGATCAAAAAGCAGGTTGATTATCACGATGCCGTTTATGCTTTGTCATCGCCGTTTACCGGCGAACCGAAAATGTTGTTTAAAACAACGATGCGCTATCGCGGTACAGCGTGGGGCAATCCAACGCTTGCGCTTGTGAACGAAGGCCTGCGCTCTAAACAAACGATGCGGGTGAGCCGTTACAACCCTTCCACCGGAGAAGTGGAAAAGCTGTACGACCTGAATCAAACCGATGCCTACAACAATCCCGGCGAACCGGTGACAAAGAAGAACGCTTTTGGAAGAGACGTGATCATCACCGTTGACAACGGAACAAAACTGCTGATGAACAATCCCGTTGGTTCATCGGCAAAAGGCGACCTGCCTTTTCTTGCCAAATACGATCTAACAGCGAAGAAAAACGACATCATCTGGCGTTGTCCCGAAGGAAGCTATGAGTATGTTGTTGACGTGATTGACCCGCAAACGTTGACCGTCGTTACCCGTAAAGAAACGCAAACCGATGTGCCCAATTTCTACCTTAAAGATTTGCTGCGCCGCATTGCCGACCAGCCCATCACGCAGTTTCAAAATCCATATCCACAACTGGTGGGTGTAACCAAGCAAAAAGTTTTTTACAAGCGTGCCGACGGCGTTGACCTCACCGGCGATTTGTATTTGCCCAAAGGCTACAACAAAGACAAAGACGGTCCCTTGCCGGTGGTGATGTGGGCTTATCCGCGTGAGTTTAATTCGGCGGCCGATGCCGCACAGGTACGCGGTTCGCAAAACAGATTCACAACAATCAGTTGGGCTTCGCCGGTGTTTTATGTAACGCAAGGCTATGCGGTGTTGGACAATGCCGAGATGCCGATCGTGGCCAAAGATTCTACTACAAAACCGAATGACAATTTTGTAGAACAGCTTCGATTGAATGCCGAAGCTGCAATAAATAAGTTGAGCGAAATGGGCGTAGGCGATCGCAACCGCGTAGCGGTTGGCGGTCACAGTTACGGTGCGTTTATGACGGCCAATCTTTTGGCGCATACGAACCTTTTCAAAGCCGGCATTGCCCGCAGCGGTGCGTACAACCGAACCCTTACACCCTTTGGTTTTCAAAACGAGGAACGCACTTTTTGGCAGGCGCCGGATTTATACATGAAGATGAGTCCTTTTACCTATGCCGATAAAATAAAAACGCCGCTGTTGTTGATTCACGGCGAGGCCGATGACAACCCCGGCACTTTTCCCATCAACAGCGAACGTTTGTTCAACGCCATTAAAGGCAACGGCGGCACGGTGAAATTTGTGCTGTTGCCTTACGAAGCACACAGCTATCGCGGCAAAGAAAATTTGTTGCACATGCTGGCCGAGCAAAATGCCTGGTTGGAGAAATATGTGAAAGGAGTAAAGGCTTTCTGAACCATGATTTGGTGGAGTTGAAGGATCAGAAAGAAATAGAAAATTTTTATAAGGCAAGAGTCGTTCTTTGATGAACGACTCTTTTTTTTCTGCAAAATCTTATTAATCTACCCAAGCCATGATTCGGACATCACGGTTCAGAGCACTCTTTGCAAACCCCCTTAATCACCACTTGCACGCTTTCCGCTTCGTATCCTTTTGGCAAGTCAATCTTTGGCGAAATCACATCATCCAAACAAATGGTCTTTTCGCAATTCGTGCAAACAAAATGCACGTGGTCGTCGTGATGGTGACCTTCTTCGCATTCCTTGCACAAGGCATAAAGAATAGAATTATCCGCTGTGGGAATTGAGTGAATGATGCCTTTTTCTTCAAAGGTTTGCAGGGTGCGGTAGATGGTTACGCGGTCAAAATTTTCACCAACTTTTTTTTCAATATCGCCGTGCGCAAGCGCATCGTCTTCGGCCAAAAACAACGAAAGAATTTTACGCCGGCTTTCCGTAGAGCTAAGTTGACGCCGGTGCAGAATATCGTTCAGGCGGAGGTTGCGTGTTTTTGTTTCCATCAATCGGCGAGTAATTCTTTTACATCGTCTTCGAGTGTTTTTAATTCGGAAGGTTTGAGGCCGTCGTAAATTTTTACCACGTCGCCCTTACGGTTTACCAGTGCCACAAACTGCGAGTGCAAAAAATCAACGGTATCGTTCGATACAAAATTACTGGGGTCGTCAATTTTAAAACTGTAGCGGGCCGCTTTGTATAAACTGTCCTTTCTACCCGTTAGAAAAATCCACTTGTCTGTGTTCACGTTCATCGAATCGGCGTAGCGCTTCAGGCGTGCGGCCGAGTCGCGCAGCGGGTCGGATGTAAAGGAAAGAAAGAGTACGTTGGGTGTGTTCTTCAAGGCCTCGTAAGCAGGCTTTAAATTGTTGTTCATGCGCGGGCAAACCGAAGTGCAGGTAGTAAAGAAAAAATTCACCACCGCCACTTTGCCGTTGATGTTTTCGTCGGTAAAACGCTGGCCGTTCTGGTTGGTAAATGAAAACGGCTCAACGTGACTGATAGCCGGTACCCGCTTTTTAAAATAGCCCGGCATCACTGCTTTGAGCGTGAAATAAAAACCCAGAGCCAACACCAAAAAGAACAAGGTATATACAAGAAACTTCTTCGACATACTTACAAGTGATGATACAAAGCTACCAATGGATTGGCAAACACCGGTTTTAGAACGGGTAGCACGAATTGATGCGCAAGCGAATTAACTTGCTTTAAAGATTTACCATGAGAAAAGTTCTGCCATTCCTGTTCGTTTTTGTTTCTGTAACGAGCGTTGCGCAAAAGAATGATGAAAGCAAAATCCAGCAACTTCTTTCCGTGCAAACCGAAGCCTGGAACCGCGGCGATGTAGAAGGCTTTATGCAAACCTATTGGAAGAACGATTCGCTGATGTTCATTGGCAAAAGCGGCGTTACACGGGGCTGGCAACAAACACTGGAAAATTACAAGAAAAGTTATCCCGATACGGCAGCGATGGGCAAGTTGGCGTTTGGCATCATTGGCGTTAAACAACTTTCACCCGTTTATTTTTTTGTTGTGGGCAAGTGGATGTTGAAACGAACGAAAGGTGATTTGAGCGGACACTTTACTTTGTTGCTTCAAAAAATGG
Coding sequences within:
- a CDS encoding nucleotidyltransferase family protein — its product is MDKATILSELKRVKPDLAQRYGLTELALFGSYSRGEQTAQSDIDLMVDFEKPHFNKFFDCVFMLKDLFKEKEVQVVSKGGIKPQYFQAIKPDLLYA
- a CDS encoding HepT-like ribonuclease domain-containing protein; translated protein: MPKREDGLLLLDIHGAGSKILLFTTGYSFDDYMADERTKDAVVRNFEIIGEAARNLSTVITEANPQVEWKKIIGFRNILVHDYFGIDHRIVWTAIQDFLPDTIKAIQKIIETTKGK
- a CDS encoding sterol desaturase family protein, translating into MLHEYLKYLNTIGSRYFIIAGLAFLLFYVLLKNIGRFKKLQPKAPKLDDYAREMGYSVMTICIFAAAPVVLLNIPSIARHTTFYRNISTHGWLYFFLAFPLMFLIHDTYFYWTHRLMHHKKLFKAFHLVHHKSTNPSPWAAYSFHPLEAFVEVGIFPVFLFTIPVHFWHLFIFFFFMIVYNVYGHLGYELYPAGFNKNRIGKWINTSTSHNQHHQFFKGNYGLYFTFWDRVMGTLRSDYDRRFDEITKRR
- a CDS encoding DsbA family protein; this encodes MKPLLIYCYDAYCGWCYGFSKVIVRIEEEYRDKFDFDVFSGGMILPEKPQHFASMAKYIQGAYKRVEELTGIKFGDDFLWHVFHPDETDWFPSSEMPAIALCIMKEYHPDKAVQMASDLQYALNYEGRDLTDGEAYRHLLPKYNIPEEAFYTKLKSEEYKEKAHYEFALVKQLQVTGFPTVLAQVSDSKFYLLAQGYTDYETLKERIEKVLSEPDV
- a CDS encoding TonB-dependent receptor, whose translation is MYRRILPLIIVLFVGQALYAQYTLSGTVKDQQAGTVLSGASVKLKSLTDSSFARTALSDAAGRFSFQNLSKDSFLLSVSFVGYGDVIRSIRLDSSNVRLDSTGMGIMNLSVTLVPGSSKDLATVVITSRVPPAVQKADTLQMDASQYKVNPDASTEDLVKKMPGITVENGQVKAQGDVVQKVTIDGRDLFGDDATAALRNLPAEIVDKIQVFDRLSDQAAFTGFDDGSATKSINIVTKANMRNGQYGRVFAGYGTDDRYAAGGNATIFKNNRRISVVGNFNNVNQQNFSQQDLLGVTSNAQRGGGGGGGPRGARGGGGGNRGQGSGGFGGGGNFGGFGSNANFLVGQQAGINKTNAFGINYSDMWGKKLTVTGSYFFNNTGNTTNSTSSQQYYSGTVYNQATNSSSNNNNNRVNMRIEWKLDSANQILFMPNLSFQNNNSNQTVTTNSIAGTKNIGATTNNTNSNRTGNNLNNTILYRHSFAKRGRTFSINLNTSSNDRTGGTYTNSLQRRFDSLNNWRDTVNNRFTDQNSNGYQLSANLVYTEPLGLKSQLQVNYSPSYSKSKADQQAFRNDANGKYTLFDTTLSNRFDNTTKTQSAGLAYRYGDRDNQLSFGANYQHNNLLSDQTFPRALNVNKSFSNVLPNAMVRLKLSTRSSVRLFYRANTNNPSVTQLSDVVDVTNRPYITAGNPDLKQQLSNTVNGRYTYTNPTKGILFVANLFYQTANDYISNATYIDSTTRDIAVHINNRQIPLSAGEQLTVPVNLDGYRSVRSFLTFAFPMHVIKSNVNLNGGVTFSRLPGSINGVTNISRNTTYTAGAVIASNISQYVDFTVSYTANFNKAENDIQPQYNDSYFQHVAGVQLNLLSKNGWFFQNDISNQLYNGLTQGYNQNYTLWNMSAGKKFLKDRKGELKLSVFDLLRQNQSITRNVTETYIEDVQSTVLRQYLLLTFTYNLRNFGTASARAMNRGEGGRNFGDGPRF
- a CDS encoding DUF5606 family protein, producing the protein MEYSRIVAVTGMPGLYEIVSSKSDGAVVRSLEDGSTKFVSSRVHNLSHLESIEIYTTGENTSLSDVFAAMKNNGEAKPDVKDNKALRAYFEKVYPEMDFDRVYTSDMKKMVLWFSVLEKHDIDFTPQENETEEGEEKNVADTLEAAGEKVVLDVAPDTVPEAAETKTTKGRKKKSEE
- a CDS encoding M3 family oligoendopeptidase yields the protein MTDERWQMTAVIESSVILHLSSVIFLQSLTINDLRHMQYTANITSIPRSYLPKNFKISDWAALEPFFKELLERPLQSKADLEKWLQDVSELEAVISEDAAWRQIRMTCDTENKELENAFTFFVTEIEPRMKPYADKLNRKLVENEYTKTLEGDAYKVYLRNVKKSIELFREANIPLQSEIAVLAQQYGVINGKMSVEVQGQEYTLQQAAKFLENPNRGLREEVYRKIQERRLQDKEQLNDLFTKLIGLRDKVAKNAGFQNYRDYKFADLGRFDYTKEDCFQFQEAVKTQVRPLVDFIYDRKRQKLGLDSLRPWDTEAEPEGVKLLTPFATGEELVNKTIECFTRMNPFFGECLTKMKEMGRLDLDSRKGKAPGGYNCPLPETGAPFIFMNAAGQMSDVTTMVHEGGHAIHSFLAHELPLTAFKEYPMEIAEVASMTMELFSMDYWDVFFDNEEDLQRAKQHQLERVITIFPWIATIDKFQHWVYENPNHTLEEREENWRSILNDYTSIALDVSGLEEYRKFSWQRQLHLYEVPFYYIEYGIAQLGAIGLWKQFKEDKDKAINNYINALKLGGTKTLPQLYEAAGLKFSFSPDYISELMLFVQGEMEKVTRPAVK